The Capsicum annuum cultivar UCD-10X-F1 chromosome 3, UCD10Xv1.1, whole genome shotgun sequence genomic sequence TCATTATACTGAAGAAATACTACTATATATAACATCAGTAGATAtattcagtataatcagttttgGGAGAGTAAAGTCTACTAGGTGGGCCTTATTTATGCTTTGTGAAACTATTCTCGAAAGACCCTCaattaaactaaattaatttacATGATAAAACAACACATGAATGCTTGGGATCaatcaaagtataattaatattgACACATTATAGGAAAAATTGGTACAATCCACAAGTGGGGTCGTCTAGAGACGATCGGATAATATGTACACAAACCTTTGTGAGAtagtgttggagtcccacatcggtgggttaaagggtccttgttttccttatatggtcttgggcaatcctccttcATGAGCTaatttttgaggttgagttaggctcaaggtccatttctttatcagaTAGAGAGGTTATTTGCACGCAGATatagactatatatatatatatcacgttCAACAAAACTCATTGTTGCATCTAACTCAAAACTATATAAAAAGCAGAATTTACGGACCAAATTTCCGAATTTGCTACACGTATAACTTGGTCAGTTAATTGATTGAAGATATCTTTTTCCCTTGAGTAGGACATTCACAAGGACGATTCATATGTGGATGGAAAGTAGCCATGCATGCATGAAAACTCAAAACTTGTTATCATACTCTGATCGATCAATAGTCAAAAGAAAGTCTATTTTATCATTAATGTGGAACGAGCAATGAATTAAAGTACTCATTGAATCAAGAGGCATGAAGATAACTAGAGCATGAGTGATGATTACGAACTAAAGAAGTCCATGTATCACTGTTTCAAGTACATACATCTCCATTTTTGTAAAAAGATAAAGCTACTTATTATCATTTAAACAATTGATtgattaaatattcaaaagtgcTTCATATTTGAGGCCCAAATCTATCTTTCTTTGGATGTTATTGACTGAAACATGATAGAATTGGTTGACCACTTTGTCATATTTTGTGACTGTTTTGGTCAAAACGTGACCTTTAAGGTTGATGGTCATACTTTCTTCGTTCTCACGTTTTGATAGGTCTTTACGTTCAAGTTTTCTTGCATTCTGAGGAGTTTTTATGAAGACAGctaagaatattaaaaaatatacctAGATGATAAAATGTTTTCAGAAATTGTCTCCATGAATATGATCATTTGCCAAAattcattgaaatatatttatagtgGAACCTAGTTGAACCAACATGATTATTTTCTCAAGTTCTCAATATCCTAAGGTGATTACAACAATTACGATATGTCGAATGCCCAATGTAATCTCACAAATGAGATGCAGAAAGATAggatatataataattttacccTATCTTTGTtggtagagaagttgtttctgaTAAGCCCACGACTAAAAAGAATGTTACTGaaatagaattatcaagaaaaaatataataaccaaataacaaaatacaaaataaataaagcaaCTAAAATAGCGTCACACAATATTCTAATTAGGTGATTCTTGCTAGTTGCTACTAAAACAATTAGATGTAAAATTCAATTTGTTGGTGAAAAAAAAGTGCACGTCACCCTAatcataaattattattattattattattattattattattattttgagaattttgttACTTAACTCAAAAGTGATGAGTAGATAAGAAGTCTTGGTCTGTAGGTATACTATCAATTTTACACATTCTTAGATAGTGAAATTGATAGAACCTGAATTTGACTAATTGAAGAaactttatgttattttttttcctaaaattaaaaccaaaaaggaaaaaagacatGGGCAAAggtaaaaaagagagttttataTTGATGTATGCTCCTTTTAAAGGTAGCAAAAATGGTATTAGTTCAGAAAAAATAGCAGAGTTTGCTgagtgaatttatttttttataaaaaataaagctGACTATGACAAAAATAAATGTCTCATATTGCacgagaaatatatatatataaaaaagaggaaaacaaattTGTTTTTAATTCACTTTTTCCTTACTACTAgaaaacaatttatttatttattgagaaaaggttaaaaaaaggaaaaagaaacgTTTTATGTATAGGATTTCACACGCGACAAGCACTCATGAGTACTGTTTGGGTGTGGTGCATGCTTATTCTGTGGATGTTCGCGTGGGCCCCACATTCATGAGAAAACTCATACTATTATTTCCCTCACGGAATTTCAcgctttaatttttgttttgtttggtgAGCAATGCCAAACATCCCCCTATTCTCCGTCAATTCTTTCCCTTCTTTACCCACATTTACAACTATCGCATCTACTTCAATTTCCAAGTTTAATACTCATTCCGTTGTAATTCATTTTATGTGACATAGTTTGATGAaacatgaaatataaagaaatatgACAAGATTTTGTAATTTCTCACTAACAATTAAGCTTGTACAGAGTATACTTgcagactttttttttttcaaaacaactTTTTactttataagaaaaattatgttggttatgaaaatttcaaattcatcttgagataaatattttattttgaaaaataactttttatttgtttttaaagtcaaatttcaattttgaagGCATTATATGACAAAATTTATTAAAGCTTAAGTTATAAGTCTACTACAATACTTATGTGATGATGAATTtgtatcattaaaaataaaatagatattttttaaaaaaaaagtcacgGGGAGCAGTACTATCGTTTTCTTACCATCTTTTggataaataatttatttggtgTTAATTTTATTTGCACAAAGTTGTTGGAATGAAGTAGGTAGAGATTGGAGCGTCAGTAGAGTTACTGCACTGAAGAATAGTGGTTAAAAACTTTTACTGCACTGAAGAATAGTGGTTAAAAACTCTGGCAGTAGAATGACGTAAAGTATTGTGTTTACGTAAGAGAATAGCAATACCTTCtcattattcaatatcactaGTACTACTCTATTGCACAACAGCTGGTCCTTAAAATCTTCGTATAAACCTATCTCTCATTATTAAATTAAAGCAGTTTAAAATAAAACACTGTGCAGTACTCCTTCCGTCTCAAATTATGTACCGTTATTTGTTCGGAtataatatttaagaaataagtattgactttattaaagttataaaattacccttcttaaaaaaagaagtaacagtatttaaaatcaagtggaaccacttttaattgaaaaaaaaagtaatagtatttaaaatcaagtggaacAACTAAGtgtaaaattgtaattgtgtatttaaaaacttaccaaataagaaaagacgATATTCTTTTTATGACAGATAAaaaaaatgacgacacataatttgggacggagggagtacgactaaaatttaatgaaattaaaCGAAGAAAAACTGTTTCAAATTTGTTCCTAAACTATCTATTTCGCGTAACTTATTATACTCTGTTTAAAAAGTTGGTGACATAATACGTTCATAGTCACTCATTAGTAAACGGGattttcattattagttccaaaCTTCCAAATGTGACAACACACTTTTCACGTAGAAATATAAGTTTGAGCTCCCGGTCACGGAGATGCTAAATTTTCAGTAAGGGCTACCTTCAATTAAGTCCACACATGATAACTAACACCTACAATAGAAAAAATATACTCAACTAGTTTGAGCTCACGAAGAAGTTAGTTTTTATTAAGGGATTCAATTAAGTCCACATGTGATAAACAGTATCATAGAGAAATTAGATACTTCCTTCACCTTAATTTAAATATCTCAGTTTATATGAAATTTAAGaagtaaagagaaaaaaatgaataattctttcaattttatGATCTTTAGATTTGTCAGATTGaatatttgaattgaaaaattacgtatatataaaaaaatacaccCTTTTATTTCGAGGAATACATTACATTTTTTGGCGGGGGTGGGGGAGCGGGGGAGAGGGTGTAATAAAATGGTGGGTGGGGCCGGGTCAGTTGAGTGTGGCTATAAAGAGACCCCTGTTGTGCTTCGTTATCTCCGATCCCTTCACTTAAACACTGCTACTTCTTCTCCACTAAAACATTAGATAGAgtcacagagagagagagagagagagagagagagagagagaggcaaaAACTTACAGTAAATTGAGAGAAATGGGCAACTGCCAAGCCATTGATAATGCAACTTTGCTCATACAACACCCAAGTGGTAGAGTTGACAAGCTCTATTGGCCTGTCACTGCTAACGAGATCATGAAGATGAATCCAGGCCATTATGTTGCTCTTCTTCTTACCACAACCACCTTGTGTACCCCCACTAACCCCGCCACCACTACCACTGCTATCTCCACCGTCACCCCCACCGCCAGAAAAGATACTAACACTACTGCAACAAATACTGCTACTACTGGTAATATTCCGGTTCGTATAACGCGTATTAAGCTACTCAAGCCGACGGATACTCTTGTTCTAGGTCATGTTTACCGACTAATTACCACTCAAGGTTAGTTAGTTACTTCTTTCTTTGAACTAATTTTGTGTCCTTAATTATTGAGTTTTATAATAATGTTTTGTGTTGCTAATTATGCAGAGGTGATGAAAGGGTTATGGGCTAAGAAGTATTCGAAGATGAAGCAACAGCAGCTAGAATCCGGAGAAAAGACTGAGAAATCAACGAATTCACATGGACTTGTTAGAAGATCTGAATTGGACTACTCCAAACAGGTgagtttttcattttattttattttcaaactaaACTTGATGGCTTTCTGGACTTTGTATCTATTATTATTGCACTTGCTTCTAATTGAAGACGTGATAAAGTTATCTTCGTGTAATTATACGATACAAGTTAGGATCCGAGTCATGAAAGCAGTCACTAACTAATATGGTACCCCAACTAATATTTCTAGAAGGAGGAATTAATACCGGAATGCTTTTTTTCCTAATTGAAGATgagaagaaattaaaagaaaaataaaaaagaagaaagaaacaaacGACTTTGCGCAGAATTGTGTATGTGTATCATACAGAAAATAAATGAAGAGGATAGGATAAAGGTGATAAGTTTTCGCttgtttcttttcgactttcaaatatagttaattctttttataatatagaccaaaaaaaaattatattaccgTCAATTAATACCAGTTTGGGGTTATAGTTTATATAACAAAAATTACAACAAAGTATTCATTAATTAACGATGCAAATGTGAAATTCTCAGGTGAAACAAGAAAAGCATAGGAGCTCAACAGGTGCAAAACCAAGAACATGGCATCCCAAACTCCACAGCATATCTGAGGCTACAAACTGAGAGATTAATTTGATATGCTTCTATGTGGATTTTGTGTATGAGATTCTGGACTTGATGAAGGAAAAATTAATCACTTCCACCAAGAAAAAAAAGGCAGATGGTTGGAGATGGGTAGTCTCCATCATTAAACTAGAGCTATGCAGAATTAATGACATGTACAgcaa encodes the following:
- the LOC107862423 gene encoding uncharacterized protein LOC107862423 encodes the protein MGNCQAIDNATLLIQHPSGRVDKLYWPVTANEIMKMNPGHYVALLLTTTTLCTPTNPATTTTAISTVTPTARKDTNTTATNTATTGNIPVRITRIKLLKPTDTLVLGHVYRLITTQEVMKGLWAKKYSKMKQQQLESGEKTEKSTNSHGLVRRSELDYSKQVKQEKHRSSTGAKPRTWHPKLHSISEATN